A region from the Cryptococcus gattii WM276 chromosome H, complete sequence genome encodes:
- a CDS encoding vacuolar protein sorting 41, putative (Similar to TIGR gene model, INSD accession AAW45387.1) gives MPSSNHSSASSPSKPVSVHDTTEAGPSVQSQRPRISSVSSASSSASRKGKDRAVVADGDDGDSELSGTGSEEEDSEEEDDDDDDDDEEEKEEEQRSERSGHESENKDRLSINENPSEHDDEQVEDEEEEEDSEESSDEEEEEPALKYSRLKGRIPDILAKDTAATISVSPRSIALGTHNGMVHTLSYEGVKINSFRPHAASVTCLRMDESDDFVATSSVEGRVVIHSLSTPESYAFDYKRPMRAVALEPDFAKKKSRAFVCGGMAGNLILQEKGWMGYKEQILHSGEGPIWAIEWRRNLIAWANDLGVKIYDTNTGQRIGYIDRGASAPRAELFKCTLQWKDDQTLLIGWADHIKIVRVRSRPSSQASGNLPPLTVEMTAIYQVDCMVSGIAPFGGSYVILAYVAPDRYENEATDDPIEQRRKAANRPELRIIDKGEETNADALSLANYHMYGCNDYSLVKSQKPGEEAFLVISPADVIVVRPRDEADHIEWLVERERFQEALEAAEEMQKKHGSAFDIKGIGLKYMRHLVSKEQFEPAAELAPKILEHDATAWEKWIDIFVQHQQLPTIIPYIPTQKPRLGRRVYEMVFTHLLINDKQALPKVITSWPTEIYDLTTLVEAIQGELQASHDDPILLECLGELYLINRLPAKALPYFLRIRKPYVFELIREHNLFTAIRDQALQLITFDQERKKARSKVENQRGEKTDDTEIESVEGDKSKHGAAIQLLVDHVHSIPIDRVVHQLETKPQYLYMYLDVLLDKDPQYSLPYGDRMVELYAAYDVDRLMPFLRTSNFYDLEKAYAVCKERDYVPEMVFLLGRMGNNKQALMLLIERLGDVERAIEFAKEQADEDLWEDLLAYSESRPDFIRALLEHVGAEINPIRLIGRIRNGMEIPGLKPALVKILQASNLQVSLLEGCQHILNGDCAGLMGQLQKGQTNGLKASSTSTCAVCSKPAFANQPSLVLIYLCRHLVHAECVLPEGIDLPVRQENASVAYLLADEGRMGRHGGAAWKTRNLGARLGYAAAVRVRVKQCPVCEQAGTLDKGHLA, from the exons ATGCCCTCGAGCAATCACTCGAGTGCCTCATCTCCAAGCAAGCCAGTGTCTGTCCACGACACTACAGAAGCTGGTCCCTCCGTCCAATCACAACGACCTCGCATTTCGTCCGTTTCCTCCGCCTCCAGCTCAGCCTCTCGGAAGGGCAAAGACCGAGCAGTAGTGGCcgatggagatgatgggGATAGTGAATTAAGTGGAACCGGgagtgaagaggaagatagcgaggaggaggatgatgatgatgacgatgatgatgaggaggagaaagaggaggaacAGCGCTCTGAAAGAAGCGGACATGAGTCGGAGAACAAAGACAGATTAAGCATCAACGAAAACCCAAGTGAACATGATGATGAACaagtggaagatgaggaagaagaagaagatagTGAGGAATCGAGtgacgaagaggaggaagaacc AGCACTTAAGTATAGCAGATTAAAAGGCCGGATACCAGATATCTTAGCCAAAGACACTGCAGCTACCATATCGGTGTCTCCAAGATCTATT GCTCTAGGAACCCATAACGGGATGGTTCACACCTTGAGTTATGAAGGCGTCAAAATCAACTCTTTCAGGCCGCACGCAGCGAGTGTAACATGTTTACGTATGGACGAGAGCGACGACTTTGTTGCAACGTCCAGTGTTGAAG GCCGTGTGGTGATCCATTCTCTCAGCACACCTGAATCTTATGCCTTTGATTACAAGCGTCCCATGCGTGCCGTTGCCCTTGAACCGGATTTTGCCAAAAAGAAATCTAGAGCATTCGTTTGTGGTGGTATGGCTGGCAACTTGATCCTGCAGGAGAAGGGATGGATGGGATACAAAGAACAAATTCTTCATTCTGGAGAGGGACCTATCTGGGCGATTGAATGGAGGCGGAACCTCATAGCTTGGGCTAATGACCTT GGAGTGAAGATCTACGATACCAACACCGGTCAACGAATAGGTTACATCGATCGCGGTGCATCTGCTCCTCGTGCCGAGCTCTTCAAATGCACTCTTCAGTGGAAAGACGATCAGACTCTTTTAATAGGTTGGGCCGATCACATCAAGATTGTTCGCGTCCGCTCCCGTCCTTCAAGTCAGGCTTCTGGAAATCTTCCCCCCTTGACAGTCGAGATGACGGCCATCTATCAAGTTGATTGCATGGTCTCTGGCATCGCGCCTTTCGGAGGCTCATACGTTATACTCGCATACGTTGCACCTGACAGATATGAAAACGAGGCTACGGATGATCCCATCGAACAGCGTCGGAAGGCGGCAAATCGACCAGAACTGAGGATCATCGATAAAGGCGAAGAAACTAATGCTGACGCCCTGAGTCTAGCCAATTATCACATGTATGGCTGCAATGACTATTCTCTGGTCAAGTCTCAAAAACCTGGAGAAGAAGCGTTCTTGGTTATTAGCCCCGCAGACGTCATCGTGGTTAGACCAAGAGATGAGGCTGACCATATCGAGTGGCTGgtggaaagggaaagatTCCAAGAGGCGTTGGAAGCAGCGGAGGAGATGCAGAAGAAGCATGGGAGTGCATTCGACATCAAGGGAATTGGGTTGAAGTATATGCGGCACCTTGTGAGCAAAG AGCAATTTGAACCAGCTGCAGAGCTCGCACCAAAAATCTTGGAACATGATGCAACGGCATGGGAGAAGTGGATAGACATTTTTGTGCAACATCAACAGTTGCCT ACCATCATTCCATATATCCCGACGCAAAAGCCTAGGCTAGGAAGACGTGTGTATGAGATGGTGTTTACGCATCTTTTGATCAACGACAAACAG GCTCTTCCAAAAGTCATCACATCGTGGCCGACGGAGATTTATGATCTCACAACGCTGGTTGAAGCCATCCAGGGAGAGTTACAGGCTTCCCATGATGACCCAATTTTATTAGAGTGCCTGGGTGAATT GTATCTCATCAACCGCCTCCCTGCTAAAGCTCTTCCATACTTCCTTCGTATCCGCAAACCATATGTCTTTGAGCTTATTAGAGAACACAATCTTTTCACCGCGATTCGAGACCAGGCTCTGCAACTGATTACCtttgatcaagaacgaaaGAAAGCTCGGAGCAAAGTGGAGAACCAAAGAGGCGAGAAAACCGATGATACAGAGATAGAGAGTGTAGAAGGCGACAAGAGCAAGCATGGAGCTGCGATTCAACTTCTCGTTGATCATGTCCACTCTATCCCC ATCGATAGAGTTGTGCATCAACTTGAAACTAAACCCCAGTATTTGTACATGTATTTGGACGTCCTTCTGGATAAAGATCCACAGTACTCTTTACCGTATGGCGATAGGATG GTCGAGCTCTATGCTGCGTACGATGTCGACAGACTGATGCCTTTCTTGCGTACAAGTAACTTCTATGACCTTGAAAAA GCTTATGCTGTATGTAAAGAGCGTGACTACGTTCCAGAGATGGTTTTCCTCCTCGGCAGGATGGGTAACAATAAGCAAGCCTTAATGCTTCTTATTGAGCGCCTTGGCGATGTCGAAAGG GCGATTGAGTTTGCTAAAGAGCAAGCCGATGAGGATCTTTGGGAAGACTTGTTGGCTTATTCGGAAAGTCGACCAGACTTCATCCGCGCTCTTCTGGAGCATGTTGGCGCAGAGATCAACCCTATTCGACTGATTGGTCGCATCCGCAATGGCATGGAGATCCCTGGACTGAAACCGGCTTTGGTCAAAATCTTGCAAGCATCCAACCTTCAGGTCTCATTGCTGGAAGGCTGTCAACATATTCTAAATGGAGACTGTGCCGGTCTGATGGGTCAGCTACAAAAGGGTCAAACCAATGGGCTGAAAGCATCAT CTACAAGCACATGTGCAGTGTGTTCAAAACCTGCCTTTGCGAACCAGCCATCCCTTGTCTTAATTTACCTCTGTCGGCATCTTGTTCATGCGGAATGTGTGCTTCCTGAAGGGATAGACCTACCAGTACGGCAAGAAAATGCTTCAGTTGCGTATTTACTGGCAGATGAGGGCCGTATGGGCCGCCATGGAGGGGCTGCGTGGAAGACAAGGAATTTGGGGGCCAGATTGGGTTATGCAGCAGCAGTGAGAGTCCGAGTCAAGCAATGCCCAGTGTGTGAGCAAGCAGGGACAT